Proteins from a genomic interval of Synechococcus sp. A15-28:
- a CDS encoding DUF427 domain-containing protein, which produces MQAIFNGTVLADSDDIVMVDGNPYFPRAAMAEEFFRASDHTTVCGWKGTARYWDVVVGDQVIRNAVWAYDTPKPDAESIRERFAFYRGKGVELK; this is translated from the coding sequence ATGCAGGCGATCTTCAACGGCACGGTCCTGGCTGACAGCGATGACATCGTGATGGTGGATGGCAACCCCTATTTCCCCCGCGCTGCTATGGCAGAGGAGTTCTTCCGCGCGTCCGATCACACCACGGTCTGTGGATGGAAAGGCACGGCTCGCTACTGGGATGTGGTGGTTGGCGATCAGGTGATCCGCAACGCCGTTTGGGCCTACGACACCCCCAAGCCAGACGCCGAATCAATCCGTGAACGCTTCGCCTTCTACCGGGGCAAAGGGGTGGAGCTGAAGTGA
- a CDS encoding Nif11-like leader peptide family natural product precursor, with translation MALDQLKGFLLRLQDDEALKQSVLAASTADDVAKIAGGLGYSFSGDELLRFSGNKVGRVTVSKQETPGEYN, from the coding sequence ATGGCTCTCGATCAACTGAAAGGCTTCCTGCTGCGTCTGCAGGACGACGAGGCCCTGAAGCAGTCAGTGCTGGCGGCATCCACAGCCGATGATGTCGCCAAGATTGCCGGCGGGCTGGGCTATTCCTTCAGCGGGGATGAATTGCTGCGGTTCTCCGGCAACAAGGTGGGGCGGGTGACGGTGTCCAAGCAGGAGACGCCTGGTGAATACAACTGA